From a single Bemisia tabaci chromosome 10, PGI_BMITA_v3 genomic region:
- the Pgls gene encoding 6-phosphogluconolactonase yields MASNKRIEVHKTEDALIKRLCEYIENISKKAIEERSAFTIGVSGGSLIGALAKGLPGVKTEWSKWKIYFCDERIVPFDDTESTYGAYKKALDGVVPIKDDQYRKIDPKLSAEEAAKDYIGKLKADFGNVQLPRFDLLLLGMGPDGHTCSLFPGHPLLQETSVWVAPITDSPKPPPSRVTLTFPVINNAATSIFTIWGAGKADMIKRVLADKEDLPVNQVSPKNGLVHWLLDDAAATKLNGL; encoded by the exons ATGGCCTCAAACAAACGTATTGAAGTTCATAAGACAGAGGATGCTCTGATCAAGCGTTTGTGTGAATACATTGAAAATATCTCCAAGAAAGCCATTGAGGAAAGATCCGCTTTCACAATTGGTGTATCAG GAGGGTCCTTGATTGGTGCGTTAGCCAAAGGCTTGCCCGGTGTCAAAACAGAATGGTCCAAGTGGAAAATCTACTTCTGTGATGAGCGGATTGTACCTTTTGACGATACCGAGTCTACCTATGGTGCATATAAGAAAGCCCTAGATGGAGTTGTCCCAATTAAAGATGATCAGTATAGGAAGATAGATCCAAAGTTATCTG CCGAAGAAGCAGCCAAAGATTATATTGGAAAGCTGAAAGCTGACTTCGGAAATGTGCAGTTACCTCGATTTGATCTCCTGCTTTTGGGAATGGGCCCAGACGGCCACACCTGTTCGCTGTTTCCAGGGCATCCACTTCTCCAAGAGACCTCAGTGTGGGTCGCTCCGATCACGGACTCCCCAAAACCACCTCCCAGTCGCGTCACTCTGACGTTTCCTGTAATTAACAATGCAGCCACCAGTATTTTCACGATTTGGGGTGCTGGAAAAGCTGACATGATCAAG CGGGTATTGGCAGACAAAGAGGATCTTCCTGTAAATCAAGTCAGTCCGAAAAATGGTCTTGTTCACTGGCTACTGGATGATGCCGCTGCAACCAAACTGAATGGTCTATGA